A genomic segment from Syntrophotalea acetylenivorans encodes:
- the tuf gene encoding elongation factor Tu yields the protein MSKEKFERTKPHVNIGTIGHVDHGKTTLTAAITKVMAAGGGAEFKAFDQIDNAPEERERGITIATAHVEYETANRHYAHVDCPGHADYVKNMITGAAQMDGAILVVSAADGPMPQTREHILLARQVGVPAMVVFLNKADMVDDEELMELVELEVRELLSAYDFPGDDLPIIPGSALQALECGCGDAACAACKPVFELMEAVDSYIPEPARAIDLPFLMPVEDVFSISGRGTVATGRVERGIVKVQEEIEIVGIKDTTKTVVTGVEMFRKLLDQGQAGDNVGILLRGVKREDIERGQVLAKPGSITPHTKFKAEAYILTKEEGGRHTPFFNGYRPQFYFRTTDVTGIVELGEGTEMVMPGDNAAMTVNLITPIAMDKELRFAIREGGRTVGAGVVSEIIE from the coding sequence ATGTCAAAAGAAAAATTTGAAAGAACAAAACCCCATGTCAATATTGGGACCATCGGTCACGTCGACCACGGTAAGACCACTCTGACTGCAGCCATCACCAAGGTTATGGCCGCTGGCGGCGGAGCCGAGTTCAAGGCTTTTGATCAGATCGACAACGCTCCTGAAGAGCGTGAGCGCGGTATTACCATCGCCACTGCCCACGTCGAATATGAGACTGCAAACCGTCACTACGCTCACGTTGACTGCCCCGGCCACGCCGACTACGTCAAAAACATGATTACCGGTGCGGCGCAGATGGACGGCGCCATTCTGGTTGTCTCCGCTGCTGACGGTCCCATGCCTCAGACCCGTGAGCACATCCTGCTCGCCCGTCAGGTTGGCGTACCTGCCATGGTTGTCTTCCTCAATAAGGCCGACATGGTCGACGACGAAGAGCTGATGGAACTGGTCGAGCTGGAAGTTCGCGAACTGCTGTCCGCTTACGACTTCCCCGGCGACGATCTGCCGATCATCCCCGGCAGCGCCCTGCAGGCGCTGGAGTGCGGTTGCGGCGATGCTGCCTGTGCGGCCTGCAAGCCTGTTTTCGAGCTGATGGAAGCTGTTGACAGCTACATCCCCGAGCCGGCTCGTGCCATTGACCTGCCCTTCCTGATGCCTGTCGAGGACGTCTTCTCCATCTCCGGTCGCGGTACTGTCGCCACCGGTCGTGTAGAGCGCGGTATTGTCAAGGTTCAGGAAGAGATCGAGATCGTCGGTATCAAAGATACCACCAAGACCGTCGTTACCGGTGTTGAGATGTTCCGCAAGCTGCTCGATCAGGGCCAGGCTGGCGATAACGTCGGCATCCTGCTTCGCGGCGTTAAGCGTGAGGATATCGAGCGCGGCCAGGTACTGGCCAAGCCCGGCAGCATCACCCCTCACACCAAGTTCAAGGCCGAAGCCTATATCCTGACCAAGGAAGAAGGCGGCCGTCATACGCCGTTCTTCAATGGCTACCGTCCTCAGTTCTACTTCCGTACCACGGACGTGACCGGTATCGTCGAGCTTGGCGAAGGCACTGAAATGGTAATGCCTGGCGACAATGCGGCGATGACCGTTAATCTGATCACGCCCATCGCCATGGACAAAGAGCTGCGCTTCGCGATTCGCGAAGGCGGACGTACCGTTGGCGCTGGTGTTGTTAGCGAAATTATCGAGTAA
- the rpmG gene encoding 50S ribosomal protein L33: protein MRDIVTLACTDCKRRNYTTTKNKKTKPERLEFKKYCRFCQKHTAHRETK from the coding sequence ATGCGGGATATTGTCACCCTCGCTTGCACCGACTGCAAGCGTCGTAACTATACGACCACCAAAAACAAAAAAACCAAGCCGGAACGGCTTGAGTTTAAAAAGTACTGCCGCTTCTGTCAAAAGCACACGGCTCATCGCGAGACAAA